A genomic region of Pseudoxanthomonas suwonensis contains the following coding sequences:
- a CDS encoding pteridine-dependent deoxygenase produces the protein MSRPQPFAGHQAEPALEVRYAPADSLPRQLADPRVLAVFGFGDATAAHPDPRWLRVPLQPLRAAAPVVEVWRAGGPVDCGRDGEVAWASDGQLLFGALEIDEPEGDIEAAARQAYARLGAFMAGCDTPHLLRIWNYMDAITLGDDDEERYRRFCVGRVAGMAGVKTLDVARLPAATAIGRCDGVRRLQVYWLAARAPGRPVENPRQVSAYRYPRQYGPQSPSFARAMLPPADAAMPLLLSGTAAIVGHASLHSGEVRAQVDETLANLDSLVAAARVQAPALPAALGAGSLLKVYVRDHDDAEAIAARLAQRLDRSVPCLLLHAQVCRRELLVEIDGVHGAPPL, from the coding sequence GTGAGCCGGCCGCAGCCCTTCGCCGGCCACCAGGCCGAGCCGGCGCTGGAGGTGAGGTACGCGCCGGCCGACTCGCTGCCACGGCAGCTGGCCGACCCGCGCGTGCTGGCGGTGTTCGGCTTCGGCGACGCGACCGCGGCCCATCCCGATCCGCGCTGGCTGCGGGTGCCGCTGCAGCCGCTGCGCGCGGCCGCGCCGGTGGTCGAGGTGTGGCGCGCCGGCGGCCCGGTGGACTGCGGGCGCGACGGCGAGGTGGCGTGGGCCAGCGACGGCCAACTGCTGTTCGGCGCGCTGGAGATCGACGAACCGGAAGGCGACATCGAGGCGGCCGCGAGGCAGGCCTATGCGCGCCTCGGCGCGTTCATGGCCGGCTGCGACACCCCGCACCTGCTGCGGATCTGGAACTACATGGACGCCATCACCCTCGGCGATGACGACGAGGAGCGCTACCGCCGCTTCTGCGTCGGCCGCGTCGCCGGCATGGCCGGGGTGAAGACGCTGGACGTGGCGCGGCTGCCCGCGGCCACCGCGATCGGCCGCTGCGACGGCGTGCGCCGGCTGCAGGTGTACTGGCTGGCGGCGCGCGCGCCCGGGCGGCCGGTGGAGAACCCGCGCCAGGTCAGCGCCTACCGCTATCCGCGCCAGTACGGCCCGCAGTCGCCGAGCTTCGCCCGCGCCATGCTGCCGCCAGCGGACGCGGCGATGCCGCTGCTGCTGTCGGGCACCGCGGCCATCGTCGGCCATGCCTCGCTGCATTCGGGCGAGGTGCGGGCGCAGGTCGACGAGACCCTGGCCAACCTCGACAGCCTGGTCGCGGCCGCGCGCGTGCAGGCGCCGGCTCTGCCGGCGGCGCTCGGCGCCGGCAGCCTGCTCAAGGTCTACGTGCGCGATCACGACGACGCCGAGGCGATCGCGGCCCGGCTCGCGCAGCGGCTGGATCGGTCGGTGCCCTGCCTGCTGCTGCACGCGCAGGTGTGCCGGCGCGAACTGCTGGTGGAGATCGACGGCGTGCACGGCGCACCGCCCTTGTAG
- a CDS encoding NAD(P)/FAD-dependent oxidoreductase: MTRPDPSNAPSTPEAQQRATDAATEATGTGVPVDVLVIGGGPAGTTAATFLARRGWQVTLLEKDVHPRFHIGESLLPMNLPILERLGVLDQVRRIGVHKPGADFPMRGDRDSVNVFRFDRALNPRFGYAYQVRRSEFDQLLFDNALASGVDARQQTRVERVDFGADGRPSSVHARDADGNALAFRPRYLVDASGRDTFLGSKLKLKEKNPAHQSAAIFSHFRGVARREGEEAGNITVERFAHGWMWLIPLRDDVMSVGAVCFPEYLKTRQGDNESFLMQTLRDTPSVWVRMQGAERIAPVHATGNYSYTCTRMHGPGWVMAGDAFAFIDPVFSSGVYLGMNGGEQAARTVDAILRDPSREAAEQRAMDRRLRRGLRHFSWFIYRFTTPVMEALFAQPRNVLQLEQAVISMLAGDVFDSKPVRWRLRVFRLVYALTALQMAPRAFAGWLRRRRQVGERFSGDTLQGGNP; encoded by the coding sequence ATGACCCGCCCCGACCCGTCGAACGCACCGTCCACGCCGGAGGCGCAGCAGCGGGCGACGGACGCGGCGACGGAGGCGACCGGGACCGGCGTTCCGGTGGACGTGCTGGTCATCGGCGGCGGCCCCGCCGGCACCACCGCCGCCACCTTCCTGGCCCGCCGCGGCTGGCAGGTGACCCTGCTGGAGAAGGACGTCCACCCGCGCTTCCACATCGGCGAGTCGCTGCTGCCGATGAACCTGCCGATCCTCGAGCGCCTGGGCGTGCTCGACCAGGTGCGCCGGATCGGCGTGCACAAGCCCGGCGCCGACTTCCCGATGCGCGGCGACCGCGACAGCGTCAACGTGTTCCGCTTCGACCGCGCGCTCAACCCGCGCTTCGGCTACGCCTACCAGGTCAGGCGCTCGGAGTTCGACCAGTTGCTGTTCGACAACGCGCTGGCCAGCGGCGTGGATGCGCGGCAGCAGACCCGGGTCGAGCGGGTCGACTTCGGCGCCGACGGCCGCCCTTCGTCGGTCCATGCCCGCGACGCGGACGGCAACGCGCTGGCCTTCCGTCCGCGCTACCTGGTCGACGCCAGCGGCCGCGACACTTTCCTCGGCAGCAAGCTGAAGCTGAAGGAGAAGAACCCGGCGCACCAGTCGGCGGCGATCTTCAGCCACTTCCGCGGCGTCGCCCGGCGCGAGGGCGAGGAGGCCGGCAACATCACCGTCGAGCGCTTCGCCCACGGCTGGATGTGGCTGATCCCGCTGCGCGACGACGTGATGAGCGTGGGCGCGGTGTGCTTCCCCGAATACCTGAAGACCCGCCAGGGCGACAACGAGTCGTTCCTGATGCAGACCCTGCGCGACACGCCCTCGGTGTGGGTGCGGATGCAGGGAGCCGAGCGGATCGCCCCGGTGCACGCCACCGGCAACTACTCCTATACCTGCACCCGCATGCACGGCCCGGGCTGGGTGATGGCCGGCGACGCCTTCGCCTTCATCGACCCGGTGTTCTCCTCGGGTGTGTACCTGGGCATGAACGGCGGCGAGCAGGCGGCCAGGACGGTGGACGCGATCCTGCGCGACCCGTCGCGGGAAGCCGCCGAGCAGCGCGCGATGGACCGGCGCCTGCGCCGCGGCCTGCGCCATTTCTCCTGGTTCATCTACCGCTTCACCACGCCGGTGATGGAGGCGCTGTTCGCGCAGCCGCGCAACGTGCTGCAGCTGGAGCAGGCGGTGATCTCGATGCTGGCCGGCGACGTGTTCGATTCGAAGCCGGTGCGCTGGCGGCTGCGCGTGTTCCGCCTGGTCTACGCACTGACCGCGCTGCAGATGGCGCCGCGCGCGTTCGCCGGCTGGCTGCGCCGGCGGCGCCAGGTCGGCGAGCGCTTCAGCGGCGACACCCTGCAGGGCGGCAACCCGTGA
- a CDS encoding phosphopantetheine-binding protein — protein sequence MSQQTDAERELAELLVESLNLEGVEPHAIDPEAPLFNEGLGLDSIDALELSLAVAKRYGVQLRAEGEDNRRIFASLRALSAHVQSQRGG from the coding sequence ATGTCGCAGCAGACCGATGCCGAACGCGAACTGGCCGAACTCCTGGTCGAGAGCCTGAACCTGGAGGGCGTGGAACCGCACGCGATCGACCCGGAGGCGCCGCTGTTCAACGAGGGCCTGGGCCTGGATTCGATCGACGCGCTGGAGCTGTCGCTGGCGGTGGCCAAGCGCTACGGCGTGCAGCTGCGCGCGGAGGGCGAGGACAACCGCCGCATCTTCGCCTCGCTGCGTGCGTTGTCGGCGCATGTCCAGTCGCAACGCGGTGGCTGA
- a CDS encoding ketosynthase, translating into MSSRNAVAEMAGDRAGAAGRDPAGAVVVPAQLLLGVAYPFLAHLAGTRGGAWPALALADLVVLLLAGPLLRRRWWALGLLAVLLAALAWGMGTPWLDLLLLAPPVLFTGWLAWFFARSLLPGRTPLVERIVTALYAQSGWTLPAGLPDYARRLTAAWALLLGFLAVANTLLALCAVPGGVLHSLGRTPWIAVPHSAWSWFANLLNYGLVAGFMVGEFQYRKRRFPQRPYRNGAEFARRMAALGPAFWRGLLR; encoded by the coding sequence ATGTCCAGTCGCAACGCGGTGGCTGAGATGGCCGGCGACCGCGCCGGCGCGGCGGGCCGCGACCCGGCCGGGGCGGTGGTCGTGCCGGCGCAGCTGCTGCTGGGCGTGGCCTATCCGTTCCTCGCCCACCTGGCGGGGACCCGCGGCGGCGCCTGGCCGGCGCTGGCGCTGGCCGACCTGGTCGTGCTGCTGCTGGCCGGCCCGCTGCTGCGCCGCCGCTGGTGGGCGCTGGGTTTGCTGGCGGTGCTGCTGGCCGCGCTGGCCTGGGGCATGGGCACGCCCTGGCTGGACCTGCTGCTGCTGGCGCCGCCGGTGCTGTTCACCGGCTGGCTGGCCTGGTTCTTCGCGCGCAGCCTGCTGCCGGGGCGCACCCCCTTGGTGGAGCGGATCGTGACCGCGCTGTACGCGCAGTCCGGCTGGACGCTGCCGGCGGGACTGCCGGACTACGCGCGCCGGCTGACCGCGGCCTGGGCGCTGCTGCTCGGCTTCCTGGCGGTGGCCAACACCCTGCTGGCGCTGTGCGCCGTGCCCGGCGGCGTGCTGCATTCGCTGGGCCGCACGCCGTGGATCGCGGTGCCGCATTCGGCCTGGTCGTGGTTCGCCAACCTGCTCAACTACGGCCTGGTCGCCGGCTTCATGGTCGGCGAGTTCCAGTACCGCAAGCGCCGCTTCCCGCAGCGTCCCTACCGCAACGGCGCCGAGTTCGCACGGCGGATGGCCGCGTTGGGGCCGGCGTTCTGGCGCGGCCTGCTGCGCTGA